One segment of Coffea arabica cultivar ET-39 chromosome 7c, Coffea Arabica ET-39 HiFi, whole genome shotgun sequence DNA contains the following:
- the LOC113698490 gene encoding uncharacterized protein, translated as MGQIKPSPDFMSETNHKPMDVRVLKKSISDKMLLPKPKKKNDEKKNGKNNSNNKFLITINVLGSAGPVRFVVNENDTVSGVIDAALKLYARQERLPVLGSDVNSFFLYPANAGLDALNLSESIGLQGVRNFVLCKKQRRPQMTEARSEMISRKRSGSWVKAWFNKSLSSKMLSH; from the exons ATGGGACAGATCAAACCATCTCCAGATTTTATGAGTGAAACAAACCACAAACCTATGGATGTCAGGGTGTTGAAGAAAAGTATATCTGACAAGATGTTGCTGCCAAAGCCCAAGAAAAAGAATGACGAGAAGAAGAATGGAAAGAATAATAGCAATAATAAGTTCTTGATTACAATAAACGTCCTTGGTAGCGCTGGACCCGTAAGGTTTGTGGTGAACGAGAATGACACTGTCTCAGGAGTGATCGATGCAGCCCTAAAACTTTATGCCCGCCAGGAGCGCCTTCCCGTTCTTGGTTCTGATGTCAACAGTTTCTTTCTCTATCCAGCCAACGCAGGATTGGACG CTCTCAACCTATCAGAGTCAATAGGATTGCAGGGAGTGAGGAACTTTGTCCTCTGCAAGAAGCAGAGGCGGCCACAGATGACAGAAGCAAGGTCGGAGATGATTTCTCGTAAGAGGAGTGGCAGTTGGGTGAAGGCGTGGTTTAACAAGTCCCTGAGCTCCAAGATGTTATCGCACTGA